The following are from one region of the Segatella oris genome:
- a CDS encoding alpha/beta fold hydrolase, with protein sequence MNKCIAIAMIAQLLAISPQTNAQTMIGPNNMKLQSDLMTPEVLWGMGRIGGASPSPDGKSIVYQVSYYSVEENKSHTMLFVQDANRKNKRQLTMDNKNESDAVWIGGGQRIAFLRDGEIWVMTADGKNRQQLSHTQGSIEGFTFSPDEKKVVYIKSIPYHGTIRQNPSDLPKATGLRITDMNYRHWDHYVETIAHPFVADVTANGIDEGKDIMEGELYESPVAPFGGIGQLAWSTDSKSIAYTSRKKEGTQYAISTDTDIYLYSLTTGKTTNLCKPEGYQEPKIDATKTMKGQQVNHQNGDMQVGYDVNPKFSPDGKYISWQSMEHDGYESDLNRLCIMEISTGKKHYLIHKDNFDSNVDEYVWANDSKSVYFLGCWHACINVYQATLEGKVMQLTDGWYDFGSIKTLGNTRNLLVSRHSMLQPDDLYLLTPSKTEKKSKLTQLTFENEHILNQLAMPTLQQRWVKTTDGKEELVWIVLPPHFDANKKYPTLLFCEGGPQSPVSQFWSYRWNFFIMAAHGYVVVAPNRRGLPGFGSEWNEEVSGDWTGQCMNDYLSAIDDAAANLPFVDKDRLGCVGASFGGFSVYYLAGHHNKRFKAFIAHDGAFNLESMYTDTEEVWFSNWEYEDAYWNKDLTERAKKTYENSPHKFVDKWDTPILVIHGEKDYRINANQGMGAFNAARLRGIPAEMLLFPDENHWVLKPQNGILWQRTFFEWLDKWLKK encoded by the coding sequence ATGAATAAATGTATTGCTATTGCGATGATAGCCCAACTATTGGCTATATCGCCCCAAACGAACGCTCAGACAATGATCGGCCCCAACAACATGAAACTGCAGTCCGACCTCATGACCCCGGAAGTCCTATGGGGAATGGGGCGTATTGGAGGAGCGTCCCCCTCTCCTGACGGCAAATCAATAGTTTATCAGGTTTCTTATTATAGTGTAGAAGAAAATAAAAGCCATACCATGCTCTTTGTCCAGGACGCCAACAGAAAGAACAAGCGCCAACTTACAATGGACAACAAGAATGAGAGTGATGCTGTATGGATCGGGGGAGGACAACGTATAGCCTTTCTCCGTGATGGTGAGATTTGGGTAATGACAGCTGATGGAAAGAACCGACAGCAACTCTCCCACACCCAAGGAAGCATTGAAGGATTTACCTTTTCGCCCGATGAGAAAAAGGTGGTATATATTAAAAGCATCCCCTATCATGGAACTATCCGACAAAATCCTTCTGATTTACCAAAGGCTACTGGTCTGCGGATTACAGACATGAACTATCGGCATTGGGATCATTACGTGGAAACTATCGCCCACCCTTTCGTGGCCGATGTAACCGCAAATGGCATCGATGAAGGAAAAGATATCATGGAGGGTGAGCTCTATGAGTCTCCCGTGGCACCTTTCGGGGGTATCGGACAGCTTGCCTGGAGCACAGACTCTAAGAGCATCGCCTATACCAGCCGAAAGAAAGAAGGCACACAATATGCCATTTCCACGGATACAGACATCTATCTCTACAGTCTGACAACGGGAAAAACGACCAATCTCTGTAAGCCGGAAGGCTATCAGGAACCGAAAATTGATGCCACCAAAACGATGAAAGGACAGCAGGTGAACCATCAGAATGGCGACATGCAGGTAGGCTATGATGTCAATCCGAAATTCTCTCCTGACGGCAAGTATATCAGCTGGCAGAGCATGGAACATGACGGCTATGAAAGTGATCTCAACCGTCTTTGTATCATGGAAATAAGTACAGGGAAAAAGCATTATCTGATTCATAAAGACAATTTTGACAGCAACGTTGATGAATACGTATGGGCCAACGACAGCAAGAGCGTTTACTTCCTTGGTTGCTGGCATGCCTGCATAAATGTCTATCAGGCTACGCTTGAGGGCAAAGTCATGCAACTGACCGATGGTTGGTATGATTTTGGAAGTATAAAAACATTAGGCAACACGCGCAATCTGCTGGTTTCGCGCCACTCTATGCTCCAGCCCGATGACTTATACTTGCTTACTCCTTCTAAGACTGAGAAAAAAAGTAAGCTTACCCAGCTGACTTTTGAGAACGAACATATTCTCAATCAACTGGCCATGCCTACACTCCAACAACGATGGGTGAAAACAACAGACGGCAAAGAAGAATTAGTGTGGATTGTTCTGCCACCACACTTCGATGCCAACAAGAAATACCCTACGCTGCTGTTCTGTGAAGGAGGCCCGCAAAGTCCTGTAAGCCAGTTCTGGAGTTATCGCTGGAATTTCTTCATTATGGCTGCTCACGGCTACGTGGTTGTTGCCCCTAACCGCCGAGGCCTTCCTGGTTTTGGAAGCGAATGGAACGAAGAAGTCAGCGGCGACTGGACTGGACAGTGTATGAACGATTATCTAAGCGCAATAGACGATGCCGCTGCCAACCTCCCATTTGTGGATAAAGACCGATTAGGATGTGTAGGGGCCAGCTTCGGAGGCTTTTCAGTATACTACCTTGCCGGCCACCATAACAAACGCTTCAAAGCATTCATTGCCCATGACGGTGCCTTCAATCTTGAGAGCATGTACACCGACACGGAAGAAGTTTGGTTCAGCAACTGGGAATACGAGGATGCCTATTGGAACAAAGACTTGACCGAACGGGCAAAGAAAACCTATGAGAACAGTCCCCATAAATTTGTTGACAAATGGGACACGCCAATTCTCGTCATTCATGGAGAAAAAGACTACCGCATCAATGCCAACCAAGGCATGGGGGCCTTCAATGCAGCACGCCTGCGTGGTATTCCTGCCGAAATGCTGCTCTTTCCCGACGAGAACCACTGGGTGCTGAAACCCCAGAACGGCATACTGTGGCAACGCACATTCTTTGAGTGGCTTGATAAATGGCTGAAGAAATAA
- a CDS encoding MFS transporter yields the protein MTELIRKKLSDSAGARWTALFIVAFTMMMGYFITDVMSPLEVLLETSKAQGGLGWSSSDYGFFAGGYGLINVFLLMLFFGGLILDKMGIRFTGVMASGLMVVGVVIKYIGVTADFGDSTFTLQFVNFSLPMSAAVASLGFAIFGVGCEICGITISKVITKWFTGHELALAMGVQVGLARLGTTAAMAGSLPLAKAFGNHVSAPILLGLVLLIAGFLAFIVYTVMDKKLDASTEASAQSEPTDDEGFHFADLKFIFTNPGFWCITLLCLMFYSGVFPFLKFATKLMVENYGVPSSLAGSLPGAIPLGTIILTPLFGTIYDRIGKGATLMLIGSVMLTLVHVIFMLHILPVGWFAVIMMIVLGIAFSLVPSAMWPSVPKIIPMKLLGSAYAIIFYIQNIGLSLVPMAIGKINKADPSFTGMETFFIGCGTAAIIVASALLVIDKRKNYGLQQANVKK from the coding sequence ATGACAGAGCTCATCAGAAAAAAACTCAGTGACAGTGCGGGAGCACGCTGGACTGCCCTCTTCATTGTAGCCTTCACAATGATGATGGGATATTTTATCACCGATGTAATGTCTCCGCTCGAAGTATTGCTCGAAACATCCAAGGCACAAGGTGGCCTCGGTTGGTCTTCAAGCGACTATGGTTTCTTTGCAGGGGGCTACGGACTCATCAACGTATTTTTACTCATGCTCTTCTTTGGCGGGCTTATCCTCGACAAGATGGGCATACGGTTTACGGGGGTCATGGCCAGCGGACTCATGGTTGTCGGTGTGGTCATCAAGTATATCGGTGTGACAGCCGACTTCGGCGACAGCACTTTTACCTTACAGTTCGTCAACTTCTCTCTCCCGATGTCAGCAGCTGTGGCTTCATTGGGCTTTGCCATTTTCGGCGTGGGATGCGAAATCTGCGGTATCACCATTTCGAAAGTCATCACCAAATGGTTCACCGGTCATGAACTGGCCCTTGCCATGGGCGTACAGGTGGGACTGGCACGACTCGGCACAACAGCAGCCATGGCAGGTTCTCTCCCGCTCGCCAAAGCTTTCGGCAACCATGTCAGTGCTCCGATCCTCTTGGGGCTCGTACTGTTGATTGCAGGCTTCTTAGCCTTCATCGTGTACACCGTAATGGACAAGAAACTCGACGCCTCCACCGAAGCATCAGCACAGAGTGAGCCCACCGATGACGAGGGCTTCCACTTTGCCGATTTGAAGTTTATTTTCACCAACCCTGGCTTCTGGTGCATCACCCTACTCTGTCTGATGTTCTACAGCGGTGTGTTTCCATTCCTTAAATTCGCCACGAAATTGATGGTCGAGAATTATGGCGTACCGAGCAGTCTTGCCGGCTCTCTGCCCGGTGCCATTCCCCTCGGAACAATCATCCTTACCCCTCTCTTCGGCACTATCTACGACCGCATTGGAAAAGGAGCAACGCTCATGCTTATCGGTAGTGTGATGCTGACTCTTGTACACGTCATTTTCATGCTCCACATCCTGCCGGTCGGTTGGTTTGCCGTCATCATGATGATTGTCCTGGGCATAGCTTTTTCCTTGGTTCCATCAGCCATGTGGCCAAGTGTCCCGAAGATTATTCCAATGAAACTGTTAGGTTCAGCCTATGCCATCATCTTCTACATCCAGAACATCGGGCTGAGTCTCGTCCCAATGGCCATTGGCAAAATCAACAAGGCTGATCCCTCATTCACGGGCATGGAAACCTTCTTCATCGGTTGCGGCACGGCGGCCATCATCGTTGCCTCAGCCTTACTTGTCATCGACAAGAGGAAAAACTACGGTCTGCAGCAGGCCAACGTAAAGAAATGA
- the purU gene encoding formyltetrahydrofolate deformylase, with amino-acid sequence MKPTAILLLHCPDEQGIICEITKFITDNHGNIVYLDQYVDCEDSMFFMRLEWDLENFMIPREKIEDIINTLYKVRYNMNFNLYFNDEKPRMAIFVSKMSHCLYDLLARYKAGEWNVEIPCIVSNHEDLSYVAKQFGIPYYVWSIKKDHSNKAEVEAAEMELLKKERVTFIVLARYMQIISDDMIKSYPYHIINIHHSFLPAFVGAKPYHQAWERGVKIIGATSHYVTAELDAGPIIDQDVTRISHKDTPESLVLKGKDLEKIVLSRAVTKHIERKILVYHNKTIIFS; translated from the coding sequence ATGAAACCAACAGCGATACTACTGCTCCACTGCCCTGATGAACAAGGTATCATCTGTGAGATAACCAAGTTTATCACAGACAATCATGGCAATATTGTCTATCTTGACCAATATGTTGATTGTGAGGACAGCATGTTTTTTATGCGTTTGGAATGGGATTTGGAGAATTTCATGATACCAAGAGAGAAGATTGAGGATATCATAAACACGCTCTACAAAGTACGCTACAACATGAATTTCAATCTTTATTTTAATGATGAGAAGCCACGCATGGCTATCTTTGTCAGCAAGATGAGTCATTGTTTATACGATCTTTTGGCACGCTACAAGGCTGGTGAATGGAATGTAGAGATTCCATGTATCGTGAGCAACCACGAAGATTTGAGTTATGTTGCCAAGCAGTTCGGCATTCCTTATTATGTCTGGTCTATCAAGAAAGACCACAGCAATAAGGCCGAAGTGGAAGCTGCAGAGATGGAACTTCTGAAGAAGGAACGGGTGACATTTATCGTTTTGGCACGCTACATGCAGATCATCAGTGATGATATGATCAAGAGTTATCCCTATCATATCATCAATATTCACCATTCGTTCCTTCCAGCCTTCGTGGGCGCTAAGCCATATCATCAAGCCTGGGAACGGGGTGTCAAGATTATCGGGGCCACAAGCCACTATGTCACGGCAGAACTTGATGCAGGACCAATTATTGACCAAGATGTCACACGTATTTCCCATAAAGATACCCCCGAAAGTCTTGTGCTGAAAGGAAAAGATTTGGAAAAGATTGTATTAAGCCGTGCTGTGACAAAGCATATTGAACGAAAGATACTGGTTTACCACAACAAGACAATTATCTTTTCATAG
- a CDS encoding cell division ATP-binding protein FtsE — translation MSLIDYKNIDIYQGDSLILRNVDFHVDEGEFMYIIGTVGSGKSSLLKTFYCELDIYHEDGNEGEKAEVLGRDIITLKRHDIPALRREMGIIFQDFKLLHEKSVRKNLEFVLKSTGWKDNKEINERIESVLTDVGMLDKIDKLPHELSGGEQQRVAIARAILNKPKIIIADEPTGNLDPETACKIISLLKNITTTGTAVVITTHNIPMLNKYPGIVYRCKNGVINDVTTEYNKMDLSEDAAYNDQ, via the coding sequence ATGAGTCTGATAGATTATAAAAACATAGACATATATCAAGGTGACAGTCTGATTCTCAGAAATGTAGACTTTCACGTTGACGAAGGTGAGTTCATGTATATCATCGGTACAGTCGGCTCGGGGAAATCGAGTCTACTCAAAACTTTTTATTGTGAACTTGACATCTACCATGAAGATGGTAATGAAGGAGAGAAAGCCGAAGTGCTTGGCCGTGATATAATCACCTTAAAACGCCATGACATACCCGCACTGCGCCGAGAAATGGGGATTATCTTCCAAGATTTCAAGCTTCTACACGAAAAATCTGTACGTAAAAACCTGGAGTTCGTGTTGAAATCTACTGGTTGGAAAGATAACAAAGAAATCAATGAGCGTATTGAAAGTGTGTTAACCGATGTCGGCATGCTCGATAAAATAGATAAACTGCCTCATGAACTTTCAGGAGGGGAACAACAACGTGTGGCCATTGCACGTGCCATTCTGAATAAGCCTAAAATCATCATCGCAGACGAACCTACAGGAAATCTCGACCCAGAGACCGCCTGCAAGATTATTAGCCTGCTGAAAAACATCACGACAACAGGCACGGCCGTCGTCATAACCACACACAATATTCCAATGCTCAACAAGTATCCTGGCATTGTCTACAGATGCAAAAATGGTGTAATTAATGATGTGACCACTGAATACAACAAAATGGATCTCAGTGAAGATGCAGCATACAATGACCAATGA
- a CDS encoding aspartate kinase produces the protein MKVMKFGGTSVGSPKRIKEVSSLITETGEPTFIVLSAMSGTTNSLVEISNYLYKKNPDGANEIINCLENKYMLHVEELYTTEVYKQKTREFLHDEFDYLRSFTKNLFTSFEEKSIVAQGEIMSTNMVVNYLQENGVKAVLLNALDFMRTDKNGEPDLQTIKEKLSEIMKANEGYQIYLTQGFICRNAYGEIDNLLRGGSDYTASLVGAALPAEEIQIWTDIDGMHNNDPRVVEDTEALHQLNFDEAAELAYFGAKILHPTCVLPAKYANIPVRLKNTMDPKAEGTLINNVVVKGKFKAVAAKDNITAVKIKSSRMLLATGFLRKIFEIFESYQTPIDMITTSEVGVSMSIDNNTHLDEIVNELKKYGTVTVDTDMCIICVVGDLDWNNLGFESQALDAMKNIPVRMISYGGSNHNISFLIREADKKQALQSLSAILFANK, from the coding sequence ATGAAAGTAATGAAATTTGGGGGCACTTCCGTTGGTTCGCCAAAAAGGATAAAGGAAGTATCTTCTCTCATAACAGAAACTGGTGAGCCAACATTTATTGTTCTCTCGGCCATGAGCGGCACAACAAACTCTCTTGTCGAAATATCTAACTATCTCTACAAGAAAAATCCTGACGGTGCAAACGAGATAATCAACTGCCTTGAAAATAAATACATGCTTCATGTTGAGGAACTTTATACTACTGAAGTCTACAAGCAGAAGACACGTGAATTCCTACATGATGAATTTGATTATCTGCGCTCGTTCACCAAAAATCTCTTTACGAGTTTTGAAGAGAAAAGCATTGTCGCTCAGGGAGAAATCATGAGTACAAACATGGTGGTAAACTACCTGCAAGAGAATGGTGTCAAAGCCGTATTGCTCAATGCTCTCGACTTTATGCGAACTGACAAGAATGGAGAACCAGACCTACAGACCATCAAGGAAAAGCTATCTGAAATCATGAAAGCCAATGAAGGATATCAAATCTATCTTACTCAGGGTTTCATCTGCCGTAATGCCTATGGTGAGATTGACAATCTGCTGCGTGGAGGAAGTGACTATACTGCCTCTTTGGTTGGTGCTGCGCTTCCTGCAGAGGAAATTCAGATATGGACGGATATTGACGGCATGCACAACAACGACCCGAGGGTTGTTGAAGATACGGAGGCACTCCACCAATTAAACTTTGACGAAGCTGCAGAACTTGCCTATTTTGGTGCTAAAATCCTCCACCCTACTTGCGTCCTGCCTGCAAAGTATGCCAATATCCCCGTGAGATTAAAGAACACCATGGATCCTAAAGCCGAAGGAACACTTATCAATAACGTTGTTGTCAAAGGAAAATTCAAGGCCGTAGCTGCTAAAGATAATATTACTGCAGTGAAGATAAAGAGTAGCCGAATGTTATTGGCAACAGGTTTCCTTCGAAAAATATTTGAGATTTTCGAAAGCTATCAGACCCCTATTGATATGATTACCACCAGTGAAGTTGGCGTATCTATGAGCATAGACAACAATACGCATTTGGACGAAATCGTTAATGAACTAAAGAAGTACGGTACGGTGACTGTCGACACAGACATGTGCATTATCTGTGTTGTAGGCGATCTCGATTGGAACAATCTTGGCTTCGAAAGCCAAGCTCTTGATGCTATGAAGAATATCCCCGTGCGCATGATTTCATATGGCGGAAGCAATCATAACATCTCATTCCTGATTAGAGAAGCAGACAAAAAGCAAGCTCTTCAAAGCTTAAGTGCAATCCTCTTTGCCAACAAATAG
- the lysA gene encoding diaminopimelate decarboxylase, which yields MTKGIFNIEKFQRLSTPFYYYDTELLRRTLTEIKTEANKHSNYIVHYAIKANANTKLLKIIHEAGLGADCVSGGEIKAALEAGFPASEIVYAGVGKSDWEINLGLDNEIFCFNVESIPELEVINELAGTKGKMANVAFRINPDVGAHTHSNITTGLAENKFGIAMRDMESIINRALHMKHVKFIGLHFHIGSQILDMSDFVALCRRINDLQNQLEKHGISVRHINVGGGLGIDYEHPDKSAIPDFKAYFDTYAKYLKLRHGQQLHFELGRAVVGQCGSLITRTLYVKQGDTKQFAIVDAGMTELIRPALYQAVHKIENISSNRPTEIYDVVGPICETSDVFAKDVLLNKTYRGDLLAIRSAGAYGEIMASQYNCRKLPKGYTTEDL from the coding sequence ATGACGAAAGGAATTTTCAATATTGAGAAGTTTCAGAGGTTATCAACGCCTTTCTACTACTACGATACGGAGTTACTGCGAAGAACTTTGACAGAGATCAAGACCGAAGCCAACAAACACAGCAACTACATCGTACACTATGCTATCAAGGCAAATGCCAACACCAAGCTTCTCAAAATCATTCATGAGGCTGGTCTTGGGGCCGACTGTGTCAGCGGAGGCGAAATTAAAGCTGCACTTGAGGCTGGCTTCCCTGCCTCTGAAATTGTCTATGCCGGCGTGGGCAAAAGCGATTGGGAAATCAATCTTGGACTCGATAATGAAATATTCTGCTTCAATGTAGAAAGTATTCCCGAACTGGAAGTCATCAATGAACTGGCTGGAACCAAAGGGAAGATGGCTAATGTAGCTTTCAGAATAAACCCTGATGTAGGAGCACACACTCATTCAAACATTACGACAGGCTTGGCCGAAAACAAATTTGGCATTGCCATGCGTGATATGGAGAGCATCATCAATCGTGCTTTACATATGAAACATGTAAAATTCATAGGTCTACACTTCCATATCGGAAGTCAAATTCTTGACATGTCCGATTTCGTTGCACTTTGCAGACGCATCAATGATTTACAAAACCAATTGGAAAAACATGGTATATCCGTCAGACACATTAATGTCGGGGGTGGATTAGGCATTGACTATGAACACCCAGACAAATCAGCTATCCCCGATTTCAAAGCCTATTTCGACACTTATGCCAAATACTTGAAACTTCGGCATGGACAACAGCTACATTTCGAATTGGGACGTGCAGTCGTTGGACAATGTGGAAGTCTCATTACCCGAACACTCTATGTGAAACAGGGAGATACTAAGCAATTTGCTATCGTTGATGCTGGTATGACAGAGCTTATACGACCTGCTCTCTATCAGGCTGTTCATAAGATAGAAAATATCAGTAGTAATAGGCCCACCGAGATTTATGACGTTGTGGGGCCCATATGTGAGACCAGTGATGTCTTTGCCAAGGATGTTCTATTGAACAAAACATACCGCGGGGATCTACTTGCCATCCGAAGTGCTGGCGCTTATGGTGAGATTATGGCCAGCCAATACAACTGCCGAAAACTTCCCAAAGGATATACTACAGAGGATTTATAA
- a CDS encoding glycosyltransferase, with product MIIDQLTLILGFSIILLAIIALLTSPFLCKIKSQNRENIETELPPISIIIPTHDNFSELQRNLPIFLRQQYAGSYQVIVVADKGDHETENLMKRLMSEYNNLYATYLPDSSRYMSRIKLAITLGVKAAKTDWISITDPTCRPADESWLTSWGQNMTADTDFVMGYVALDNKTPATWRFEHALKANKCLRAGQRGKTWATNCQNIAFRKSHFMKGEGFRGNLQLIRGEYDFLANKYGRNNATRIDIRRSSWLYEEDPSKKTWYNRKIYFRASKPLLKGYMGNRLCTLFENMTLHLSFLASLTCGVFAGIMQNWILLGCAFFSLLLLITGRTILASKAISHLDENIRKGSMFFLEMLLAWRNLRYKFCYIHADKSDFTSHKL from the coding sequence ATGATAATAGATCAACTTACATTAATTTTAGGATTTTCCATTATCTTGCTGGCAATCATCGCATTGCTGACCAGTCCTTTTCTGTGCAAAATCAAGTCACAGAACAGAGAAAATATAGAAACAGAACTTCCTCCCATCAGCATCATCATCCCCACACACGACAATTTCTCAGAGCTACAACGCAATCTACCAATATTCTTACGTCAGCAATATGCAGGTAGCTATCAAGTGATAGTTGTGGCAGACAAAGGTGATCACGAGACAGAAAACCTCATGAAACGGCTGATGAGTGAGTATAATAATCTATATGCTACCTATCTGCCCGATTCTTCACGCTATATGAGCCGTATAAAATTAGCTATTACGCTTGGTGTAAAAGCCGCCAAGACTGATTGGATATCCATTACTGATCCAACCTGTAGGCCTGCCGATGAATCTTGGTTGACTTCATGGGGACAAAACATGACAGCCGACACAGACTTTGTCATGGGCTACGTGGCTCTCGACAATAAGACTCCCGCCACCTGGCGCTTTGAACATGCACTTAAAGCCAACAAATGTTTACGTGCCGGCCAGCGTGGAAAAACATGGGCAACCAACTGCCAGAATATCGCATTCCGAAAGAGTCACTTTATGAAAGGAGAAGGCTTCCGTGGCAATCTACAATTGATCCGCGGCGAATACGATTTCCTTGCCAACAAATATGGGCGAAACAATGCCACACGCATTGATATTCGTAGAAGTTCATGGCTGTATGAAGAAGATCCAAGCAAAAAGACATGGTACAATCGTAAAATCTATTTTCGCGCTTCCAAGCCATTACTCAAAGGCTATATGGGAAATCGCCTTTGTACCCTCTTTGAAAATATGACACTACATCTCAGTTTCCTTGCTTCTCTTACATGTGGCGTTTTTGCTGGCATTATGCAGAACTGGATATTGCTCGGATGCGCATTCTTTTCTCTATTACTCCTTATTACCGGACGCACAATCCTTGCCTCCAAAGCCATTTCTCACCTTGACGAAAACATCAGGAAAGGAAGCATGTTCTTCCTTGAGATGCTATTGGCATGGCGAAACCTCAGATATAAGTTCTGCTATATACACGCTGACAAAAGTGATTTCACAAGTCATAAATTATAG
- a CDS encoding fructose-bisphosphatase class III: MKKYNIEKDMRYLQLLANSFPTIANASTEIINLQAILNLPKGTEHFLADIHGEYEAFQHVLKNASGNIKRKVNELFGNTLREQEKRELCSLIYYPEQKLELVKVTEEDINDWYHITLHQLVAVCRTVSSKYTRSKVRKSLPADFSYIIQELLHEHTENNSNKTAYVNVIVDTIISTGRADDFIIAICNVIQRLAIDQLHILGDIYDRGPGAHIIMDTMAGYHSWDIQWGNHDILWMGACAGNDACICNVIRLSLRYANLTTLEEGYGINLVPLATFAMEVYKDDPCEEFMPRLSGGAKQVDEKTLRLTAQMHKAIAVIQFKEEAQLFEAHPEWKMQDRELFKMINYEKGTILLDGKEYPLTSCNFPTIDPKHPCALTFEEKTLMGKLHHSFRVSEKLHKHIRLMLQHGCMYAIRNDNLLFHASIPLNDDGTLKEVEIEPGRKYKGRELMQQTGMLIRAAFQDDSTLEEKKYAIDYFIYLWCGPNSPLFDKDKMATFERYFIADKSTHKEEKGNYFLLRDNEKIVDYILDAFGVKGANRHIINGHVPVHVANGENPIKASGKLMVIDGGFSQAYHKETGIAGYTLVYHSRGFQLVQHEPFTSAADAVQRGTDIKSTTQIVEMSSHRMLVADTDKGIELKKQIEDLEELLYAYRHGIIGEKESKK; encoded by the coding sequence ATGAAGAAATACAACATTGAAAAAGATATGCGTTATCTGCAATTGTTGGCCAATTCTTTTCCAACAATAGCTAATGCAAGTACAGAAATCATCAACCTGCAGGCCATTCTCAACCTACCCAAGGGCACTGAACATTTTTTGGCCGACATACATGGTGAATATGAAGCTTTTCAACATGTATTGAAAAATGCATCTGGAAATATCAAACGAAAAGTGAACGAACTCTTCGGAAACACTCTTCGCGAACAAGAAAAACGGGAACTCTGCTCACTGATTTACTATCCAGAACAGAAACTCGAATTAGTCAAAGTCACAGAAGAGGATATCAACGACTGGTATCACATCACGCTTCATCAACTCGTAGCAGTCTGCCGGACTGTTTCCAGCAAATACACACGCTCAAAAGTAAGGAAGTCTCTACCTGCCGACTTTTCTTATATCATACAGGAATTGCTGCATGAACACACCGAGAACAATTCAAACAAGACTGCTTATGTCAACGTGATAGTTGATACCATCATTTCGACTGGGCGTGCAGATGACTTCATCATTGCCATATGTAACGTTATCCAAAGATTAGCTATCGACCAACTGCACATTCTGGGCGATATTTATGACCGTGGCCCGGGTGCACATATCATCATGGACACCATGGCTGGCTACCATAGTTGGGACATACAATGGGGTAATCACGATATTCTCTGGATGGGGGCTTGCGCAGGGAATGATGCCTGTATCTGTAATGTCATCCGTCTGAGCCTGCGCTATGCCAATCTCACAACCCTTGAAGAAGGATATGGCATCAATCTCGTCCCATTAGCCACATTCGCCATGGAAGTCTACAAGGACGATCCCTGTGAGGAGTTCATGCCGCGTCTCAGTGGCGGAGCAAAGCAGGTGGATGAGAAAACACTCCGCCTGACAGCCCAGATGCATAAGGCTATTGCCGTCATACAATTCAAGGAAGAAGCTCAACTCTTTGAAGCCCATCCCGAGTGGAAAATGCAAGACCGTGAACTTTTCAAGATGATAAACTACGAAAAAGGTACGATATTGCTTGACGGGAAGGAGTATCCTCTGACGAGCTGTAACTTCCCGACGATTGATCCCAAGCATCCCTGCGCACTCACATTCGAAGAAAAAACCTTGATGGGAAAACTGCATCATTCCTTCCGTGTCAGTGAGAAACTCCACAAACATATCCGTCTCATGTTACAACATGGATGCATGTATGCCATTCGCAATGACAACCTGCTGTTCCACGCCTCAATTCCTCTTAACGATGATGGAACACTGAAAGAAGTTGAAATTGAACCTGGAAGAAAATATAAAGGGCGTGAACTCATGCAACAGACAGGCATGCTCATACGCGCGGCTTTCCAAGACGACAGTACATTGGAAGAAAAAAAATATGCCATTGACTACTTCATTTACCTTTGGTGTGGCCCAAACAGTCCCCTTTTCGACAAGGATAAAATGGCTACCTTTGAACGCTATTTCATTGCCGACAAATCTACCCACAAAGAAGAAAAAGGGAACTATTTCCTATTGCGTGACAATGAAAAGATTGTAGACTATATCCTTGATGCTTTCGGTGTGAAGGGAGCCAACCGACATATCATCAACGGACATGTGCCCGTGCATGTGGCCAATGGTGAGAACCCCATTAAGGCTTCGGGGAAACTGATGGTCATCGATGGCGGTTTTTCCCAAGCCTACCACAAAGAAACGGGCATCGCCGGGTACACATTGGTTTATCACAGCCGCGGTTTCCAACTTGTACAGCACGAACCTTTCACGAGTGCAGCCGATGCCGTTCAGCGTGGAACAGATATCAAGTCTACGACCCAGATTGTTGAGATGAGCAGTCACAGAATGCTTGTTGCCGATACCGACAAGGGCATAGAACTCAAGAAACAGATTGAAGATCTTGAAGAACTTCTCTATGCCTACCGCCATGGTATCATCGGAGAAAAAGAAAGCAAGAAGTAA